In Streptomyces sp. NBC_01408, one DNA window encodes the following:
- a CDS encoding TetR/AcrR family transcriptional regulator — MRSPRPYSPQAGPGAQSLTERRKAATQLDIARAACELFAEHGPDGTTAEDIAHRAGVALRTFYRYFRNKQEAVAPLLAGGGDAWRALLAEEDPGTPLAEALERAVTRSLSGPQAVMEGLEVTRGLLRAATTDEALRAVWYRVNQDSEERLVPVVSRLAGPDADPLGVRLLAAAATDAIRVSLEVWSATDAPVSGPGSPAELAVRCLRDLTGAMPLLR, encoded by the coding sequence GTGAGATCCCCTCGTCCGTACTCTCCCCAGGCCGGCCCCGGAGCCCAGTCGCTGACCGAGCGCCGCAAGGCCGCCACCCAGCTCGACATCGCCCGCGCGGCCTGCGAACTCTTCGCCGAGCACGGCCCCGACGGCACCACCGCCGAGGACATCGCTCACCGGGCGGGCGTGGCACTGCGCACGTTCTACCGCTACTTCCGCAACAAGCAGGAGGCGGTCGCCCCGCTGCTCGCGGGCGGCGGCGACGCCTGGCGCGCCCTGCTCGCCGAAGAGGACCCCGGCACTCCGCTCGCCGAGGCCCTGGAACGGGCCGTCACCCGCTCGCTGAGCGGCCCCCAGGCGGTCATGGAGGGCCTGGAGGTGACCCGCGGGCTGCTGCGCGCGGCGACGACCGACGAGGCCCTGCGCGCGGTCTGGTACCGGGTGAACCAGGACTCCGAGGAGCGCCTGGTCCCGGTGGTGTCCCGGCTGGCCGGCCCGGACGCCGACCCGCTTGGCGTGCGCCTGCTCGCCGCGGCGGCCACGGACGCGATCCGCGTCTCCCTGGAGGTCTGGTCGGCCACGGACGCCCCGGTGTCGGGCCCCGGCTCCCCCGCCGAACTCGCGGTCCGCTGCCTGCGCGACCTCACCGGCGCGATGCCCCTGCTGCGCTGA
- a CDS encoding SDR family NAD(P)-dependent oxidoreductase yields MNRYEGRRVLITGGGSGIGQATVHRILSEGGRVHTVDVSEAGLKATAERAAADGHADRLTTALLDISDESAVKEGVAAAAGALGGIDVLVNAAGILRSAHTHQTTLDLWNQVIGVNLTGTFLMVRESLAALLAGDRPVVVNFSSTSASFAHPYMSAYAASKGGIQSMTHALAAEYSKQGLRFVAVAPGSIESGMTTGTGPGLPEDTDWSLFAKLAPALGQGFAGPETVAGVVAMLASEDGAFITGTEIRIDGGTHY; encoded by the coding sequence ATGAACCGTTACGAAGGACGTCGCGTCCTCATCACCGGCGGCGGGTCCGGCATCGGCCAGGCCACCGTCCACCGCATCCTCTCCGAGGGCGGCCGGGTCCACACCGTGGACGTCAGCGAGGCCGGGCTGAAGGCGACCGCCGAGCGGGCCGCCGCCGACGGGCACGCCGACCGGCTGACCACCGCGCTCCTCGACATATCCGACGAGAGCGCCGTCAAGGAGGGCGTGGCCGCCGCGGCCGGTGCCCTCGGCGGGATCGACGTGCTCGTCAACGCCGCGGGCATCCTGCGCTCCGCGCACACCCACCAGACCACGCTCGACCTCTGGAACCAGGTCATCGGGGTCAACCTGACCGGCACCTTCCTGATGGTCCGCGAGTCGCTGGCGGCCCTGCTCGCCGGGGACCGGCCGGTCGTCGTGAACTTCAGCTCCACCTCGGCGTCCTTCGCCCACCCCTACATGTCCGCCTACGCGGCCAGCAAGGGCGGCATCCAGTCCATGACCCATGCCCTGGCGGCCGAGTACAGCAAGCAGGGCCTGCGCTTCGTCGCCGTGGCGCCCGGCTCCATCGAGAGCGGCATGACCACCGGCACCGGCCCCGGCCTGCCCGAGGACACCGACTGGTCGCTGTTCGCCAAGCTCGCCCCGGCCCTCGGCCAGGGCTTCGCCGGCCCCGAGACGGTGGCCGGCGTCGTCGCCATGCTGGCTTCCGAGGACGGCGCCTTCATCACCGGCACCGAGATCCGCATCGACGGCGGCACCCACTACTGA
- a CDS encoding DUF4240 domain-containing protein, with protein sequence MDETEFWEIVDRTREAAEGDPEEHAELLVERLAQLDPDSVLDFARHFESRYNRAYTWDLWGAAWVLLDGASDDAFDYFRCWLIGQGREVFEGGVHDPDQLAELLVDFDEEIDGDGEELGYAADEAYEQLTGSVAPDLGVPVQAAEPEGTPLDFENEAVLAERFPRLWDRFRD encoded by the coding sequence ATGGACGAGACGGAGTTCTGGGAGATCGTCGACCGTACCCGCGAGGCCGCCGAGGGCGACCCCGAGGAGCACGCCGAGCTGCTCGTGGAACGGCTGGCGCAGCTGGACCCGGATTCCGTCCTGGACTTCGCCCGGCACTTCGAGTCGCGGTACAACCGGGCGTACACCTGGGACCTGTGGGGCGCGGCCTGGGTGCTGCTCGACGGCGCGAGCGACGACGCCTTCGACTACTTCCGCTGCTGGCTGATCGGCCAGGGGCGGGAGGTCTTCGAGGGCGGCGTCCACGATCCCGACCAGCTGGCGGAGCTCCTGGTGGACTTCGACGAGGAGATCGACGGGGACGGCGAGGAGCTGGGGTACGCGGCCGACGAGGCCTACGAGCAGCTGACCGGCTCGGTGGCGCCGGACCTCGGCGTTCCCGTGCAGGCGGCGGAGCCGGAGGGCACCCCGCTGGACTTCGAGAACGAGGCCGTGCTCGCGGAGCGCTTCCCCCGGCTCTGGGACCGGTTCCGGGACTGA